GATCTATCCAACCAGAATATTTTCTGGATCTCGGAGAAATTGAGTTAAGGTTTCGCTTGCTCAATAGTCAAGACTTAGCAGCGATCGCAGGCGATCGCGAACCGCTGAAAGCTCGACAAAAACTAGTGCAACGCTGTATCCTGCAAGCGAAACTTAACGGGAAATCGATCGAGCCTGACGAGTTACCGGAAATTGCGATCGTCGCACTTGCCCAACACTTGGCAGAATGCGACCCCAATGCAGAAGTATTGCTGAATTTAACTTGTCCGGGTTGCAAACATCAATGGCAAACTTTATTTGATATTGCCACATTTTTTATTAGCGAAATAGCAGCTTTATCCAAGCGCTTGTTGCGCGAAGTGCATACCTTAGCTAGTGCCTACGGTTGGAGTGAAGCGGATATTTTAGCGATGACTCACCCGCGCCGACAGTTTTATCTGGAGATGGTGGGAATATGACAGACTTCCTGATGCGATTAGCGGAACGTACCTTAAACACTTTTCCGTTAGTGCAACCTGCGATCGCTTCTCTGTACGATCCTTTGCCTGTAATACCGAGTTTCAATAACCGCCCAGACGCAGAGAACGCGGAGAAGAGAACGCACAGAAGTAATTTAGATGCTAATGGATTCGATATCAATACTGAGTTATTAGAACCACAGGGAGAAAGAGAAAAAGAGCCTGGTTTTGCGATGGAAATGCGGGAGTTAAATCAGTCAGCAACCACAGATTTTTCTGGTGCAAAAAATGAAAGTTTTCGCGGATCTGTTTCTACTAACAGCGTTCCCGAAAAACTTGAAGTTGCGGGTGAATCCGATCGATTAATTGAATCAGCGATCGCTTTAACTCCAGAGGCAGTTAAATCTGACTCGGTTAGTTTTTCGTCGAGTTTATCTGCTTTGGCTTCGGAAATCCCTACCCCTTCCGCAAATCCGATGTTGTCCGAATCCAAAACAGTGAATCTGAAAGTCAGCAAGGAAAATGTTCGATCGGTTTTGGAGGAAGCGGAAACTAAAGTCGATCGCGCAAATCAGCATTTAACAGCTAAGACACTGACCCCTTCCCAACCCCCCTTTTTAAGGGAGGCAGGGGGGTTAGGTTTTCCGAATTCGCCAACAGTATCAGCTAAAGAAACACCAGAAAAGTATTCATCAGCACCGCTCACCGATGTTGCCTCTGACTTAGCATCGCCGCTGCCGCTACGATCGGAGATTTTCCCGAAAAACTTTGAAATTCCTAACGATCGGGCTTTAGTAGCTTCTCCATCCGCCTTAGAAGTCAAGATCCAACCTGCACCTCGCCCCGTTCCGCCAACGGTGCGAGTCAATATCGGTCGGATTGAAGTCCGGGCAATACCCGCTCCCGCAAAACCACCGAAAGAAAGTCGATCGCCACCCACTCCTAAATTATCGCTGGCTGAATATTTACGATCGCAGGGAGGGCAATCATGAGCAATGCTTTAGCGATCGCATCGGTATCTGCCGTCTTAAAAGACTTGCTCAACAACGGCTTGATCGATCGCAACATCACCGGAACTCTGGGCGGCAACGTCAACGTCACTGCCTTGCCACCCGATCGCATCTCCACGGGTAATAATAACGAACCCGACCAATTAAATCTCTTTTTATATCAGGTGACGCCGAATCAAGGGTGGCGCAATGTCGGCTTACCCTCCCGCAATAGCAGTGGCGATCGCATCGATAACCCTCCCCTCGCCCTTGACTTGCACTACTTGCTCACCGCCTACGGTGCTGAGGAATTCCACAGCGAAATCCTCTTGGGCTATGCCATGCAACTGCTGCACGAAACGCCTGTTTTGCCCCGCGACGCGATTCGCAAAGCCTTAGCCATTCCCTCACCCGTGACAGGCGGCATCTTACCGGCAGCGTTGCAATCTCTGTCTGCTTCTGATTTAGCCGAGCAAGTCGAGCAAATTAAAATCTCTCCAGAGGCACTAAATCCAGAAGAAATTTCCAAACTGTGGTCGGCATTGTACCAAACTCATTATCGACCGACGGCAGCTTATCAAGTATCGGTAGTGTTGATTGAAAGCGATCGCGCGATTCCATCCGCGTTACCGGTACGCGATCGCCGCATCTACGCGATGCCTTTCCACCAACCCAAAATCGAATCCGTTCGCTCATCCGCCGGTGCCAATGTCCCGATCTTGGCAGATAGCACCCTCTCCATTTTGGGCCAACAGCTGAAAGGCGATCGCGCGATCGCGATCGTCAGCGGTATTGAAGTAACTCTTTCTGCGGAAAACATCCACTCGACCAAGATCGAATTACCCCTATTGCCCCTACCTTTAAAAGCTGGCGTACAAGCCGTGCAAGTGGTACATCTCATTGCGTTCGGCATCGCCGCTTCCGATCCCCATCGCGGTATAGCGTCCAACGTGGCAGCCTTCGTATTACACCCGAAAATTACCGTTTCTGTAAATCCTGGTTCTGTTAATTGCCAGACTGAAAACGGGATCACCCGTTGCTCAGCCGAAATTGCAGTCAATTTTACGCCCCAGGTAGGGAAGCGGCAAAGGGTAATACTGCTGCTCAACGAGTATCAGCCTGTAGCGGCTGATTCGGCGCGAGCTTATAGTTTCAGCGCTCCCCCGAATAACGGAATTACCGATCCAGATCGAGAAGAAACTGCCGCGATCGCAATTCCGATTCAAGGTGTAATCGCAGGTAGCTATCTGGTGCGGGTGCAAGTTGATGGTGCCGAAAGCCAACTGAGTAGAAACTCTGACGGAATGTTCTTTTCGCCGCAGGTGTCCCTCCCATGAACGCCAACCAAACGGTTAACTGGCAAGTTGCAAACCAACGTTATCTGGAGATGGCGATCGGGCAAACCCGCGCGGCTTTACAACAATATATCGCTCGTTCTCAAGGTCAAGAAACGGTAGAAGTTACCACTACTTCAAAGGAATTGGATGCGATCGCCGCTACTATGTCCAGTCCTCCCGCCGTGGAAACTCTGTGCGATGCCTTCAACCTGACCCCGTTCGAGCGTTACATCCTACTTATGTGCGCTGGGGTAGAACTAAGCTACAGTTTCGCTCAACTGTGCGCCACTGCCCAAGGTAATTCTCAACTCGCTTACCCGACGTTTAGTTTAGCGCTGGCTGCTTTTCCCGATGCTCACTGGAGCGCTTTAACACCCGCTGCGCCCCTGCGCCGTTGGCGATCGATCGAAGTCGCTACCAATGAAAGCCTCATCCAAAGTCGGTTGCGAATTGACGAGCGCGTTCTGCACTATCTGACGGGGATATCGTACTTAGACGATCGCTTACAGGGAATGGTACAACCTTTAACCGCGATCGGCGAACTACCGCCATCCCATCAAGCGATCGCCGAGCAAATCGCAGCTAATTGGTCGCAAACGCCCAAAGATCGGATTTTACCCGTCATTCAGCTTTGCGGTGAAGGAGCGGCTACTAGCAAAATCGCGATCGCCGCTGCTGCTTGCACCGCACTGGGGGTGATTTTGCAAGTGATGAACGCTGCCGATATTCCCGTTACAGTTGCCGAAAGAGAAGCATTAGCTCGTTTGTGGGAACGGGAAGCAGCATTAAGCGATCGCGTCCTCCTGATCGATTGCGAGGATGGAGATAGCGCCACGATCCGAGTAGTTTTATCGTTACTCGAACAATTGCAAAGCTTATTAATCGTTGCCACTCGCGAACCCCTAACCCCTCGCCATCGCCCAACCATCCGCATAGACGTGAATAAACCCAGCAGTAACGAACAAAAGTTGCTGTGGAAAAGTGCTTTGGGTTCGTTGGCTACCCAACTCAACGGACAACTTGCCACCGTTGCCACTCAGTTTAACCTGAGTCCACCAGCGATTCATTCCGTCAGTCTGGAAATCTTGAACGAGTGGGAACGAGAACCTACCCCGCACTCATTGTCTCAAAGGCTGTGGAATGCCTGTCGGGTGCAAGCGCGATCGCGTTTGGAAAATCTGGCACAGCGCATCGAATCCACCGCCACTTGGGAAGATTTGGTATTACCAGAACCGCAACGTCAACTCTTGCAAGATATGGCGGCTAGTGTCCGTCAACGAGCTAAAGTTTACGAAAATTGGGGATTTGCCCGCAAAGATCGGCGGGGATTGGGTATTAGTGCCTTGTTTAGTGGAGCCAGCGGAACGGGAAAAACGATGGCAGCAGAAGTGTTGGCGAACGAGTTGCAGTTAGAGCTATATCGCATCGATTTGAGTGCGGTAGTTAGTAAATATATCGGTGAAACGGAAAAGAACTTGCGGCGAGTGTTCGATGCAGCGGAAACAGGCGGGGCAATTCTGTTATTTGACGAAGCCGATGCTTTATTTGGCAAGCGTTCTGAGGTGAAAGACAGTCACGATCGCTACGCCAATATCGAAGTCAGTTACTTATTGCAACGCATGGAAGCTTATCGAGGTTTGGCAATTCTGACTACTAATTTAAAAAGCGCCTTGGATACTGCTTTTTTGCGGCGGATTCGCTTTGTGGTGCAGTTTCCCTTTCCCGATGTAGCTCAACGTCAGGAAATCTGGCGGCGAATTTTTCCGATCGATACCCCAACAGAAGGACTCGATCTCGATAAGTTGGCACGACTGAACGTGGCGGGGGGCAATATTCGCAATATCGCTTTAAATGCTGCTTTTTTGGCTGCTGATACCGGAAAGCCCGTCCAAATGCGGCATTTATTAAGGGCTGCCCGTTGCGAATACGCCAAGTTAGAAAAACAGCTGGCTGATGCGGAAATTGTCGGTTGGATTTGAACGGGGAATTAATGATGACAAAAAATATCGAATTACAAATTGAAGAGTTAGTTTTGTTTGGGTTTGCAGCACGCGATCGCGATTTAATCGGCGCAGCAATG
This is a stretch of genomic DNA from Leptolyngbyaceae cyanobacterium. It encodes these proteins:
- a CDS encoding DUF4255 domain-containing protein, producing MSNALAIASVSAVLKDLLNNGLIDRNITGTLGGNVNVTALPPDRISTGNNNEPDQLNLFLYQVTPNQGWRNVGLPSRNSSGDRIDNPPLALDLHYLLTAYGAEEFHSEILLGYAMQLLHETPVLPRDAIRKALAIPSPVTGGILPAALQSLSASDLAEQVEQIKISPEALNPEEISKLWSALYQTHYRPTAAYQVSVVLIESDRAIPSALPVRDRRIYAMPFHQPKIESVRSSAGANVPILADSTLSILGQQLKGDRAIAIVSGIEVTLSAENIHSTKIELPLLPLPLKAGVQAVQVVHLIAFGIAASDPHRGIASNVAAFVLHPKITVSVNPGSVNCQTENGITRCSAEIAVNFTPQVGKRQRVILLLNEYQPVAADSARAYSFSAPPNNGITDPDREETAAIAIPIQGVIAGSYLVRVQVDGAESQLSRNSDGMFFSPQVSLP
- a CDS encoding phage baseplate protein, with protein sequence MRPLSNSEIIQIWERGFSQHPLRQAMILLVAACPEMKAEELTALTLGQRDEYLLRLRELTFGSRLNGFVQCPSCGDRLELSLNTADIRVSDRSIQPEYFLDLGEIELRFRLLNSQDLAAIAGDREPLKARQKLVQRCILQAKLNGKSIEPDELPEIAIVALAQHLAECDPNAEVLLNLTCPGCKHQWQTLFDIATFFISEIAALSKRLLREVHTLASAYGWSEADILAMTHPRRQFYLEMVGI
- a CDS encoding ATP-binding protein produces the protein MNANQTVNWQVANQRYLEMAIGQTRAALQQYIARSQGQETVEVTTTSKELDAIAATMSSPPAVETLCDAFNLTPFERYILLMCAGVELSYSFAQLCATAQGNSQLAYPTFSLALAAFPDAHWSALTPAAPLRRWRSIEVATNESLIQSRLRIDERVLHYLTGISYLDDRLQGMVQPLTAIGELPPSHQAIAEQIAANWSQTPKDRILPVIQLCGEGAATSKIAIAAAACTALGVILQVMNAADIPVTVAEREALARLWEREAALSDRVLLIDCEDGDSATIRVVLSLLEQLQSLLIVATREPLTPRHRPTIRIDVNKPSSNEQKLLWKSALGSLATQLNGQLATVATQFNLSPPAIHSVSLEILNEWEREPTPHSLSQRLWNACRVQARSRLENLAQRIESTATWEDLVLPEPQRQLLQDMAASVRQRAKVYENWGFARKDRRGLGISALFSGASGTGKTMAAEVLANELQLELYRIDLSAVVSKYIGETEKNLRRVFDAAETGGAILLFDEADALFGKRSEVKDSHDRYANIEVSYLLQRMEAYRGLAILTTNLKSALDTAFLRRIRFVVQFPFPDVAQRQEIWRRIFPIDTPTEGLDLDKLARLNVAGGNIRNIALNAAFLAADTGKPVQMRHLLRAARCEYAKLEKQLADAEIVGWI